From the Clostridium sp. Marseille-P299 genome, one window contains:
- the xseB gene encoding exodeoxyribonuclease VII small subunit, with product MGKKEKTLESSFEELNSIIDSLEKEDISLEDSFGLYHKGMQLLKYCNDSIDKVEKELMILEENGMDE from the coding sequence TTGGGAAAAAAAGAAAAGACATTAGAAAGCTCATTTGAAGAGTTAAATTCAATTATAGATAGTCTAGAAAAAGAGGACATTAGCTTGGAAGATTCCTTTGGTCTTTATCATAAAGGAATGCAGTTATTAAAGTACTGCAATGACTCAATTGACAAAGTTGAGAAAGAGTTAATGATTCTTGAAGAGAATGGAATGGATGAATAA
- a CDS encoding polyprenyl synthetase family protein gives MNFENLLDFKVKEIETIISEYLLKEEGYQQTIFKAMNYSVLAGGKRIRPLLLLETYRMMVADKEEKNEALVAPFLTALELIHTYSLVHDDLPAMDNDEYRRGKLTTHAAFGHAMGILAGDGLLNYAFEVSSKVFDIIEEMPEKEQLTYYKRATKAMSTLANYAGIYGMVGGQVVDVEQSGNALDLPMLQFVYELKTGALLKAAMLIGGILAGATKEELDCLESVAKDVGMAFQIQDDILDVTSTQEVLGKPIKSDEKNEKSTYVSLCGIDFCHDEVKRLSNQAIEHLTKLNKDDKFVIQLIQYLINREK, from the coding sequence ATGAATTTTGAAAATTTGCTTGATTTTAAGGTCAAAGAAATTGAAACAATAATAAGTGAATATTTATTAAAGGAAGAGGGCTACCAACAAACGATTTTTAAAGCAATGAATTACAGTGTGCTTGCGGGTGGAAAAAGAATACGTCCTCTTCTTTTATTAGAGACTTATCGTATGATGGTTGCAGACAAAGAGGAGAAAAATGAAGCATTGGTTGCGCCATTTTTAACAGCATTGGAACTAATACATACGTATTCTTTAGTACATGATGATTTACCAGCAATGGATAATGATGAATATCGTAGAGGAAAGTTGACAACACATGCAGCATTTGGGCATGCTATGGGTATTTTAGCTGGAGATGGTTTGTTAAATTATGCTTTTGAAGTAAGCTCTAAGGTATTTGATATCATCGAAGAAATGCCAGAAAAAGAACAATTAACTTACTACAAAAGAGCAACAAAAGCTATGAGCACCTTAGCTAATTATGCTGGTATATACGGTATGGTAGGCGGACAGGTAGTTGACGTTGAACAAAGTGGTAATGCTTTGGATTTACCAATGCTTCAATTTGTCTATGAGCTAAAAACTGGTGCATTATTAAAAGCTGCAATGTTAATTGGAGGAATTCTTGCTGGAGCTACAAAAGAAGAATTAGATTGCCTTGAATCAGTAGCAAAAGATGTTGGAATGGCATTTCAAATTCAAGATGATATACTCGATGTGACAAGTACCCAGGAAGTTCTAGGTAAACCTATTAAAAGTGATGAGAAGAATGAAAAATCCACATATGTTTCATTGTGTGGAATTGATTTTTGTCATGATGAAGTAAAACGTCTGTCCAATCAAGCAATTGAACATCTTACAAAGCTTAATAAAGATGATAAATTTGTAATACAGCTGATTCAATATTTAATTAATAGGGAAAAATAA